A region of the Oncorhynchus gorbuscha isolate QuinsamMale2020 ecotype Even-year linkage group LG02, OgorEven_v1.0, whole genome shotgun sequence genome:
CTGTAACAGTAAGAAATAGGGAGATATTATTATGTCATCTTGAGTCCTGAACTGCCCCAAAGCTGAGCACAGCTGCACATCCTCATAGGGAATTTTGCAAAGAAACATGTTACTTGTAAAGTGTTTTGAATTCTTGTTTTGGCTATCATCAATATGGCTAATTCTGTATGTGGTGCATTTGGCCAGTGTAACAGATCACACGATTGGTGCTCCTTACAACACTGCCCACTCTCTCACCGTGAGTTTCTTCCTCTTGCCGTAGGTGATCCAGGGCTGTGGCTCCAGGACGAACAGGCCTCCAGGACGCAGGTGTCTGAACACTCTGTGGAAGAGGCGCTTCAGGCCACCGTCTCCCCAGTTCAGGTGGACCCACTTGGTAACGCTGAAGCACAGGATGACGTCATACTCTGGTCGCTGGGTCAGCAACAGAGCATCGCTCTCCAAGACATAGTTCccctgaggaggagagggagggcaaggGGATGAGTTCTGAACAAGGTGTGATATTTCTCTCTGAAGGGTCAAGCAGAAGTAGAGGCAACACAGTATTGTTCATTTCATTCTTAATATAATGAATAACGATTACTAAATGGAAAGAAACAAAGGCTGAAGTGCACGCACGCTTACCTTGATAAAAGAGACATTGGAGGGGAAGTCACCGGGAGGCATGGTGGGTGTTTTGGGGAGTGGGGGTGCTGCTATGGGCCCCCTGGAGATATGCAAGGAGACCGGGAAGGAGCTTGTCCCCAGTTCAACAGAAGGCGCTCCAGGTTCCTTCTCCTGAGCCCCACTCTCCTGATCTCTTCTCTCTGTGCAACGCGACAACGACACACCATCCGCTGCCTCCACTGAGACACAGTCACTTCTCACCTGCTTTTCGACATTTCCATTCTCAGCCCTGCTGTGCTCTCTTtcattttgtttgtgtgtttgttcgcCTGAGTGTGACGcgccttccttcctctcctcctgcctgtttgccttctcttccttccaTTCCTCTTCCGGCCCATtggtcttctcctcctcccctgcagTTCGCCGGGCCTCCTGGGCCTGCAGCTCTGACAGGTAGTGTCTGATGTTCTGGCGGGCTGCGTGCACCAGACCCCCGTCAATGTCCAACCCCAATATGTGTGAGGGCCGCAACTTCTTAGCAATACACAGTGTCAGGTGACCCGTGTTGCAGCCCAGGTCCAGCACTGCTTTACCCTGGAACCACTCTGGACGCAGACAACGGAACCGCgggtcctcagaacagcctgggTTGCGGTAACCATAGTACTTGTTGTAGTTCCCATACTGGAACTTCTTTTTGTTGCCTTGGTGCTGCTGTCGTTTGTGCTGGTTATGGGGCTGCTGTTGCTGGGAGGACCCCCTGGGACCTACCACTGGGGTTTGGAAGGAGGACTGTGCGTTTCTCCCGGGCCCAGCTCCACGGCCCTTCTCCTCCGTCCCTGACCTGGACATAGGAGTAGATTGTGCCATAGGAGGGTCTGTTTTACTAGAGTTGCGTCTGCGTTTGCGTGGCCGGCTAGTGAGCTGGTTCGGGCCTCCGGATGTGGCTGCCGAGGAGTCTTCTGGGGCTCGAGGCTGGGCCTGGGGGGCTGATACAGTGAGCGTGGCCTCATCCCTGCAGTTGGAGGGGTTGATGTCgttaccatcaccaccctggggGTCCAAGATGGCTGGGACACTGGCTGCTTCGAAAACTGAGGCAGACGCAGCACTAGCAGATGCCAGGTTAGATAGAGAAGCAGTGGTGGTCACTTCACCACTTCTCTCTGAATCTGACAGGTCCACCCCGGAGACTGAGGAccccccaccacctcctccatggtGTCTGTGGCGGTGTCTCCTCCTGCCGCCACTCTTAAAGGGCGACACAAGGAGGCCCCTACCTCCCATCCCGCAGTTAAGGTTGAGAGGGTCAGTGATATCCCTGGGAATGAGGATCTCTACAGGGTCGCGGTTCTTGGCAGGCAGCGGGGAGGACCTGGGTGTCTCAGCATTCAGGGCCCTGTTCACGTCCTCATCCAACAGACTGTTGAGGTTCAGCGGGTCAAATATGTTTCCTCCCAGCAGGAAGTTGGTGGGCAGAACCGAGTCACTCTCAGAGTTGGCCCGTCGTCGTCTCTTACCTGCTGGATGCTTGAACCCTGCATTCATTGTGCTGCGACGCTTTGAGAGTTTCTGCTGTTGCTGTTTGGGCTGCTGCAAGCCATTTTTTGGGTTAAGGTGCTGCTCAGTCACCATGGTCTCCTTTCCAACACTCTCTGTCTGGTCGTTGGGGTCAGCCGACCTGCTGTGCTTGGTTTGGGCCCCACTGTCTGGCATGGGGCAGGTAGAAGCACCATCAGTGCTATCTGGGTTCTCCAGGGTGATCTCTAGGACTTTGGTGGTATTGTTGCAGCTTCCAACGCATTCTGAGAGTTTTTGGGGTGGCAGAGGTGGTGCTGGGTCCACTTTCGTACTTCTGGTTGGAACAGTCTCTTTTTCAACAGACATCTTTATCATcttccactcaatatttttggtGCTGACATGGGACCACCATActgaaaacacacaacaaaatagATTATTACAATGATCTCTTAAATTTATAAATCATAATATATATCAATTCATTCAATTGGACAATTGTTCTCAGTTTCTGCTTTCCTGGCTATTTCAAGCACTCATTCAAAATATGACAACTTGTAAAACTTGCACTCCTGATTTGTGCCTGCATGATATTCTATAAGAAGTCCCAAAAATGCATACATGTCACTGGATATAGGCTAGTAGAGGTTATTGGAGGCAAACGTTGAGTGTACGTCTACAATGAAGAAATGTAAACCATCTCCTCAATGCCTACTTCTGCGCGTGAACACGCTTTCTAAATCCTGTTATAATGAATGGCGATATTTTCCACGAATCCTCCTCTTTGTGTTCATGAATAAATGCGACGAAGTAAACTGCAAACTTGTCGTCTAGCTACAGGATGAGGCAACTGTATGTTTATCAACAACAAGTCTCAGCTCACCGTTCCCCCGCCTTCCCGTGAAGCTGAACTGTCACACTCCCTCCCGAGTTACTGGCGTTCCCCGCAGCATCTGCTTCGTTGATAGCTTGGTTGTTCGCTAATATTATTTTTCACTGTTGAAATCAATACATTATGTTTGGGAGAAAAGCCTCTCCAGAATTCATAAAACAACCAGTCCTGGGTGAATTTCACTATGATTGTAAGCTCGCTGTACACAACAAACTCCGTTTAACTTCTAGCTCAACAGCTCAATCTCACGCAGGTTGAAAGGTTCAAAGGGTTGTTTTAGCGTTTGCTAAGGGGCTACACTCGTAGACATGCCTCAGAACCAATAAGTTTACAATTTTTAGGCAGACTTCCTAAAATTGACCAATTACAGACGTGCAGGGGTTGGCCAATTCACGTCGACCTAGTTTTACACATAAATAGGTGTCCCATGATTTGCCTGTCTGAAATTAAATGTGTTATTCCCCGCCATTTGGAGAAATTCCCTATTAAAAATGTATTGTAAACCTGTATACGGTCAATAAGCGCCATTTAGTTCACATTTTTTTCATCAACGGAATGTTGTAGATGCAAGACTAAACAACAGATTTACAAACGCTCCCAACCCCTCATgatttccactagttaccacagccaccaAGTCAAAATGGGTTAGGtcgtaaaaattcatgaaaacaaacatttgctttttgatctaaatttaaggttagggttaggcataatgtTCGCAGTGTGATTAGGGTTTATGTTAGGTTAGGTTTTAAAATATATTCAAATAATTTATATAAGAAGATAAATTGATGAGAGGAGTTTGCAACGGGTGTTAAAGGTATTGGATTTGTTTTGGAACCGGGATGCGTCCCAGGCGTGAGCTGGGTGCCCAGTTGTCACTAGTTACCGCAGCCACAAAGTAAAAAAGGTCTCtaccataaaaataaaaatatacttTTTGGTCATAATTTTAAaaattggagtaaaacaagcttatatttggggttctCAGGAGGCATTTGTAAGttacattcttcaagaatcaaccAGGtaacctaatggttagagcgttgggccagtaaccaacaggttGCTGAATCGATTCCCCAAActggcaaggtaaaaatctgtcgttcttcccctgaacaaggcagttaacccactattcccaggtaggccgtcattgtaagtaagagtttgtttttaactgacttgcttagttaaatttAAACAAAatcaaaaatggatgtagcagcTTTAGGGTTACATCCATTTGTGCCTCTAAGTGGTTAAAGCACATCACATCCCTCAGATCCCGGTGCTTGAGAGTGAGAGACACATGCTTCAGCGCCAACTCAGTGACACCACCTACTTTTTAGGTTAGCAGGACAGTGTGTGAAGTAAAATAATAATAGTCTTCCGATTGCTGTGTACAGGACTACAGGTCAACACAGTGAACGGGATGTTAGAATATCCTACTGATGGAGCAGTGGAAATCTGTATGTTTtttgttgatgtgcccttgagcagggcacttaaccccaattgctcctgtaaatcgctctgggtgagagtgtctgctaaattaataaAAGGAGGGTCAAATCAGATTTAATAAGATACATTTTTGAAATAGTCAGGGTTTAGCCATaattgtggctgtggtaactagtgaagACCGAAGTGGCCTGCTCCGGCCGACGGCGAAGTcagctcaaaacaaaagtgatgtAGCTCAAAACAAGTGACATAAGGTTAAGCACATGGATTAATGAGTATTATTCTGTTATTCCAATTGCAAAACTGGAGAAAAAAACTATTTATCTTCATTCCAAATGAAAACTAGTTTAAAAATTcgaacatttttttatggaaaagAGAGGTTTGACGTTTCTGAACGGTGCACCATTCTGCCTTTTGACAACATGACCAAACGGAGCAGATTACTGTTCCATTTGAGAAGAGCGTTCCTCCTTCACGGCTTTTGCCCGTTCACGTCATGGGCCATGCCCCACCGAGGTTCTTCTTAATCAAACTCCCCCTTTCGCTGGCGAGAATTGTAAAATCGTGATTTGTAGTTTTTTTATGCAACAATGTCCAGGATTTCCTCCTGTACCCCTGGTAAAAAAAGTATATTATCTATAAATTCTATCCATGTCCAGGATTTCTCCTGTATCCCTTGTAAAGGGGTTTATTGTGGACTATACATTTCAGAAAAGTTGCTTTGTTACCTCTAACCATATTGCCCAGAAAAACTGTTTTGATAAAATTATAATCTCAGGTTAATTTATTTAGACTACCCCTACATTTAAATCGCAGTTGGCGTAGACGCATGTTGTCGTTGCCTCTGAGTGAGCATTGTAATTCCTTTGCTCTTGACTCATAATATTGTCTCCTTACCCTTTTTGGAAGGATTTATTTAAAGAAGTTAATATCTTGAGCTGGACTGACAACCAAAATCAATAGGCCAGGGTTGTTAATTGAAATCATAATAGACTAAGTGCTTTGAATGCCAACTACAATAGAGCCAAAATCTTAAATCATGACAAATATCTCAACCACACTGATAGCCTAACTATCAGTTATAACTAACACTTAAACCATGATAGTGTTATGATCACGATTTTGATAAATAGGCCCTAGCAGTGATTACATTTCTAAACCATTCATTCAGTTTAGATCAATCAGTAGAGATGATTTGAAATGTCACATTAGCACTGACGTACAGTGAGTCAAGTTGGAAATGAAGTGAGTTAGCAAAATAAGAACTTTATTCCCCCTGAGTTTAATTACAAGACTTTGTACAtgatcaaatataaatatatatacaatgtTTTACATGATTTATAATTTAGGGAAGAATCCAAGACAGGGAAAAACTGTTTAGGAATGTAAAAGAAGAAAATCCATTGTCCATGACAAAGAAAACAACGAGAAGCTCCAGGCAGTCTACACAGTACGCTCTGTAGAAAACACAACACAGCAGAGAACTCTTCTGTCTGTTAAAAGGCCTTTTAAAGTGACAGTGACATGTTGTCAGAAAACTTTTGATTGTCCTTGACCTCTTGACATTTTTTCTATCTTAGCCGGCCCTCACCACGCGCTGCTTAATAGGAAAGATGAATGTTGTCCTGAACGCGTCCGGTGATGATCTGGATGGCCAGATGCTCTCAGAACACAGATTGTGGAGACCTTTATGTGTCCTGGTGGATTTCACTTAGCCTCCATTGGATATCAGGGCCAGGGCCTCCATATTGCCTGGGGCTGGATTTGAAACAGTGACTGCCCCAGAGTCCTTGTTGGGCCGTCGGGCACAGGGCCAGAGGGACATAGAGGGGTGGGGATACTGGAACCCAGGGGAGTATGGTCTGGTACCAGAGGAGCCACAAGTGGAGATGTAGAGTGAGACGAGGAAGACAAGGAATCTGATCGATGttcagagggagaaggagagaaggggaagtggCAGGGcatggagaggtatggagaggtaaTGGCGATAGGTGTCGAGGAGCTGGAGTAAgaaggggagggtgggggggagagggagTAAGGAGGAGATGGGTATGGGTGTGAGAGGTGTTGGGTAGGGTGGGGGTGGTGGAGTACAAAGGTGTTGGGATAGATGTGAAGAGAGGTGTTGATGTAGGGGAAGGTGGCCTCCCTGATGGCTCGTTGATGACCCATCCCTGTACTTTCCTTCCTGTTCTGAACTCTGCCCAGTAAGCATTGTCCTTCTGCTCCAGAGCCCCAGGGCTGGAGGTCCAGGGGAAAGGTCTGGCTATGCACCCTCCCCAGAGGGCAGGCACTGTGGGCATCCAGGTGGTCCCTCAGTTCCTGGACAAAGCTCTCTCTCTGGGAGGGGTCCACGCTGTCAATGTAGTTGCCCAGGCGGGAGATGCATTCTCTGAAACCTGCACTGTAGATGGGGTTGGGTGGGGGCTGTGTGTGCTCATGTATGAGGCCTGTCCTTTTGGAACTCACAGCACTAGTCACTGGAGCAGAGGACTCTTTCACATGACTTTCTGAAAGGGCTAGTGTTGGTTAATAGTGATTCCAGCAGTATAGGGAGAACAtttaggaagagaagagaggacagaaagagacaatTCGAGAGATGGATCCATGTGATGTGAAGATGAGAGTATGAGAAAATATCATGATAGAATGGATGATGAATTTGGAGAGGACAGTGACAAGAAGCAGGATGTACATTTGTGGGAGAATTGTCAACAGAATTTGCAAGAGCCaatgtgtatgtgtaggtgtttGTAGATAAGTTATACAAAGGGAAGATAAGGAGGTTTTGgggagagaaaaataaataattattagCACTCACATTAATATTTAATATTCTATATCAACAGTTTGGGGCATATTTCGCTTTCTATTTATGAAATAAATTACATGAAAAACACACGGGCAAACTATAAACATTTAGGATTGATATATACCTTTTCTGTCGTTCCCATTTGCGTTTCTTCGTATGTAATCGACAGTCAACTCTAATATTTCAGCTTTTTCCAATTTTGGATTTTTCAGCCGCTATGAGAGAGAAGAATAATCCTACTGAATATATTGCATTACGATCAACCATTACGAACAATATTTCGAATTTTAATTATGAATGCTTTTTTTTGGTATGGAAGTGATGATTTTATGGTTAAATACAATACTTTTAATACAAATATAAATTGCTAAATTATATTTTGGACGTGTCTATCAAGTTCCTAACAGACACCAAGTTACGTTTGCAATTTCATTAAATTGAGGTCGTGGATGGATGGATACGTTGGTAAAAACTCGGAAGTTTCGCGCAACAGCAAGTCTTCGTAGTTTTCACACGGGTCCGCTTTCCGTGTGGTTGTATGGGCTGTTTGAAATGTAATTAATAGCTTGACAATGTGTATTATTGAAATACAACGGATCTATATTTTCGATAATACCATGGAACTGATTTCAGAAAGCTGTTAGAAAAGCAGTGGTCAACTCAACTCACCATGTCAGAAGTGTTGCTTAGCAGTATAGTCCTTAGCTCATCCAACCGTTGGTTTATCCTATCACGCCTCTTCTTTTCAATTACCGGTTTAAGAACCTGGAAAATAATCATGATCATCAGTTATTGCAACAACACCAAATCCAAAAACAAATTCACTGACACCAAAATATAGATGATATTTCTTAAACATCAGTTTTACGCACGATCTGGATTTACCCTCTTTAAGGAATTACGATTATTCATGTTTGATCCTTCCAATTTTCCTCGATTAAGTAGGCCTATATGAATAAAGACTACTTTTCCAAAAAGAAAATGATGTATTCATCCAATCCGGTCAAGGAAGCTGAAAAGGAAGTCTCCACACTAACCAACAAAgctggttctttttttaaatGAGGCCGCAAAGCTACTTATAAGGTCAAGCAGACCGACTGTCATTGGTTGAAAGGTGACAATAACGTTCTCGACCGTTCTCACTTCGTTGCACGCCTTCTTGATACTCACCAAATGGATTTTATGTTCAAAGATACAGTATCTTCATTTCAGGAAATCAATGTGCATCTTTGGAATGATCTGGAATATGTTGTTTACAATATAGCATAAACATTTAGAATGAACGCAAAATCGATAATATAGCAATGTATCTTAATCCTAACATGTAGCTATGGCTGACGACGTAGGCTGTGTGATTCTGTGCATTATTTTTCAGCCAGTATTAACGTAATGAGCTGTAAATGCACTGGCTTAGCCTTCTCTGACCTTAATTTGGCATAGAAATGAATGCGTTTATACCATTATTGGCGCAATTGACCAGTAAAGCAGTTATCGCTTTATGTAAATATAGGACCAATTTGGTACGAAATGTGTCTTTGGGGCTTGGTGGGTGTGTCTCCAGACTCAATGCATCTAAGAAGGCCTTTTGACTATCCATAACAGTACTTCATATGTATGCGCCAAATTGGCTTCTTAGACAAGTGTACCTTGGGAACGTTGGTTTTCTCGTGGGAACAGAAAACTACTGTTGCTGAAAAAGTGTCAGAATGAACACAATCACACCAACTCGAACACACTCGTCTTTATGATGTAAACATTCCATGTAAGTGACAATTTACGCATGCGTGGCAACAGTCGCACCTCGTGTGAGCGTGCAGTAGCCTACCATCTGCTCCACATGGGCAAGTTAGATTGCGCTATTAATCTACACGAAGTACACAAATGAGCCGTGGGA
Encoded here:
- the LOC123993750 gene encoding 7SK snRNA methylphosphate capping enzyme-like → MIKMSVEKETVPTRSTKVDPAPPLPPQKLSECVGSCNNTTKVLEITLENPDSTDGASTCPMPDSGAQTKHSRSADPNDQTESVGKETMVTEQHLNPKNGLQQPKQQQQKLSKRRSTMNAGFKHPAGKRRRRANSESDSVLPTNFLLGGNIFDPLNLNSLLDEDVNRALNAETPRSSPLPAKNRDPVEILIPRDITDPLNLNCGMGGRGLLVSPFKSGGRRRHRHRHHGGGGGGSSVSGVDLSDSERSGEVTTTASLSNLASASAASASVFEAASVPAILDPQGGDGNDINPSNCRDEATLTVSAPQAQPRAPEDSSAATSGGPNQLTSRPRKRRRNSSKTDPPMAQSTPMSRSGTEEKGRGAGPGRNAQSSFQTPVVGPRGSSQQQQPHNQHKRQQHQGNKKKFQYGNYNKYYGYRNPGCSEDPRFRCLRPEWFQGKAVLDLGCNTGHLTLCIAKKLRPSHILGLDIDGGLVHAARQNIRHYLSELQAQEARRTAGEEEKTNGPEEEWKEEKANRQEERKEGASHSGEQTHKQNEREHSRAENGNVEKQVRSDCVSVEAADGVSLSRCTERRDQESGAQEKEPGAPSVELGTSSFPVSLHISRGPIAAPPLPKTPTMPPGDFPSNVSFIKGNYVLESDALLLTQRPEYDVILCFSVTKWVHLNWGDGGLKRLFHRVFRHLRPGGLFVLEPQPWITYGKRKKLTESIFRNYHSIRLKPEQFSTYLTSEVGFSSYELIGTPNSSSRGFQRPIYLFHKGT
- the LOC123993755 gene encoding transcription factor HES-7-like isoform X2, which translates into the protein MRLKNPKLEKAEILELTVDYIRRNANGNDRKALSESHVKESSAPVTSAVSSKRTGLIHEHTQPPPNPIYSAGFRECISRLGNYIDSVDPSQRESFVQELRDHLDAHSACPLGRVHSQTFPLDLQPWGSGAEGQCLLGRVQNRKESTGMGHQRAIREATFPYINTSLHIYPNTFVLHHPHPTQHLSHPYPSPPYSLSPPPSPSYSSSSTPIAITSPYLSMPCHFPFSPSPSEHRSDSLSSSSHSTSPLVAPLVPDHTPLGSSIPTPLCPSGPVPDGPTRTLGQSLFQIQPQAIWRPWP
- the LOC123993755 gene encoding transcription factor HES-7-like isoform X1, which produces MNNRNSLKRVLKPVIEKKRRDRINQRLDELRTILLSNTSDMRLKNPKLEKAEILELTVDYIRRNANGNDRKALSESHVKESSAPVTSAVSSKRTGLIHEHTQPPPNPIYSAGFRECISRLGNYIDSVDPSQRESFVQELRDHLDAHSACPLGRVHSQTFPLDLQPWGSGAEGQCLLGRVQNRKESTGMGHQRAIREATFPYINTSLHIYPNTFVLHHPHPTQHLSHPYPSPPYSLSPPPSPSYSSSSTPIAITSPYLSMPCHFPFSPSPSEHRSDSLSSSSHSTSPLVAPLVPDHTPLGSSIPTPLCPSGPVPDGPTRTLGQSLFQIQPQAIWRPWP